Part of the Henckelia pumila isolate YLH828 chromosome 2, ASM3356847v2, whole genome shotgun sequence genome is shown below.
AAATTCTTGTACTGAATTTTTATGTTGTAAAATTTGTTGTACAAATTTCGTTGTATATGTAGCATTACTCAATATATAATAACTTTCAAATCATAGTAATTTAATGTTATTAATTGTTTCATTGTTtactataaaaaattaatttaattgttatatttCAGTGTTAAATGAATCGTAtatcaattaataaataattataagaatattatatacgtcattaaagattttgaaaatttctaatacaaaataaaaaataaatatgattcAAACGACGTCGGTGGTTTtgaaaccaatttttttttcattttatcaTGAATATTCAtttcatttattattatatttaaatattataaatttttactatattataatagaaGAGAGTATCATAAAAATTACTTTTGGTATTTTTAAGTGAACATCCTAAAATGCCCCTAATTTTActaattgaaatttaaaaaatcaataaaaaataataataaagtaaTATTTCATTCTTACTATCCCACTTTTCTTAACCTCTCTCTCTCACGATTTATTCActattgtataatatttggttgTGCTCCTCGCCCAAAAACAATTTATTTATgtgataaaaaaacataaaatatctcatgttttttttatctttttttcactcaaatttttctttcaattatTGTATTTATGTAGTTTTCACACATGTcgtgtatttttttttctagtaaAAATTATACCTGAACTATTTTGCACTCTTGATATTGAGTTGTTGATCTAAAGTAATTCGTTATTTATACCTCTTCATACTTCCATCTATGTACCACTAGGCACCCAACTACTCAAAATGTTCAATTCTTTCATCTAGACTATTacccctataaatataggggTTTCATTTGTTATTTTTTCTAATTAACATTTTTCTCATTATTAATTATCTATTAATTGATACCATCATTAATTACTCTTCTTTGATTGTTTCTTTCACTGCAATTTCTTTGACTACGTTTTTTGTTTCTAGACGTTTCTTCTATATATTACCCCTTGCTGTGACTTCATcgtttcttgtttttttttctttctacaAATAATGGCCCGTGCCAGGAAGCCCACTCAAGGTCTGCTTACTCACTACGTACCACACTCTTCTCTTCTTTATATCTAAGATGCTCTTTATTTTCATTTTCCCAATTCTCATTTTCTCACTTCTCCTCACATGAATCTTTCTGCCGAGGTGCGTGTCGATTGTTCTCCACTCCTTCCCCTTGATGGTTGGTATAACTTGAATCTCGGGCTTCTTTTAATTTGCTTATGGTTGTTGATGTTTGTatcgtttttttttaatttcttcaCAACTTGCAGGCCCTGTGAATGGCTGTTCGCTTCGTTAATATTTGAGCAGCATAGACAATTGTGAGTTGCATTTAGCTTTCATTTCTCCCCCATGCATATTTTTTGTCTCTTAATTTCGGTGTCCCACTTGGTGTCTTGGGGGCTTCATTTACGTTAGTGTTACAAAACTTGGTACTCTTCTTGCATTATATATGTCTCTCAACTTAATTCTTCTTTGAATTTCTCTTTCTCTTCTTTGCTAgctcattattatttttggtgTTCTAAAGATTTTGCCCTAAGCCTGTACACAGCAATTATATATGTTGCAATATCAAGAGGAGTTTTTATGAATACTACTAAAATTTTGATCAAACCAGATGTTAATCAAACAGATGATTCACAAACAAAAAATGTACAAACAAGTGCTAGAACCTAGCTAGAAGTATTCGTTTGGCTGCGTAACTGAAATATTTCCTTAGAATTAGAAAATGTTGTGCGGatggtttttgtttttaatttattttcctcCCGTGTGTGAATGATATAGATTTATGTTTCATTTAAAGTTATTACTTCAATTATAGTTCTGAAATATAAATGCGTGTATTACAAGTATACTTACATGCTAAGTCATAAGTTTCATTGTCCAGAAAACATGAACAAATTTTAAATAACCTCGCTCATCTCAATTCATATCTTATATCAGTTTAAAACATTACAAAATAGGATTTCCATATAAATTATGTGCCAATAATGTTGTCATCATTTATTGTTTTTCAAGATGGGTTTGTATCCGCTACCAAATGCTCAAACTAATCATAATATCCTTTCTCTTCATCACAGCATTGGAAGAGAGATTCAAAGTGACGAAATTTTACGAAGGAGCTTACCAAACAAATATAACCACTTATTCCTTTGAGTGAATGGAgccaaatatattatttatgaaTGTGATATGAAATATGAACAGATTAATTACATTTACATCGATCATTTTTTGGCATAAATAATTTCtataattaatcatcattttaaGAAAATTCACCCAAAAATAAATGACTCCTTGCAATAAATTCAAAACTGATTTCATTACTATTGAAATTTTTatcttaaaattattattaggtAATTAgatgaaataataataaaaaataaacggATAAGTACATCAAATTAAAAATCTGAACAATCATCTCATATTTATGGAGATCCATTGTTTAGTATACATTATTTACATTAGTATATTAAGAGACTTCATGAGTGGAAAAGTGTTTTGTTCCactgaatttacaataaattatatCATATTTAATAGCCCTGGAAGTGGATTAATCTGAAAAATTTTTAACCTATAAAAATGACTTCTTTTAAGTTTAGCCGGccatatcaatttttttttccaaaagcaTTGTGGTTGTGAACCGCGATGCTATATGCGTACATTTCAAATTTTCCGTGAAATGTACCTTTCTagtatattaatatatttaaattttttgtataTTGTTTTAGTATTGAATTAGATAATGATGTCGATGACTTTTGAAAATTCAGGCTATGTTTAGCATATATTGAACACATGTTGCTATTTTAAAGCAGTTGCATGCAAAATACAAAAAACTGCAAAATACAAGTGTTCGTTTGAAGTTggatataagataaataatatagaaataagtaatatattgtaataaaaaatagtagttaatataaaatttgatttgatcgataaattataatttttttgaaatcattgaggCCACGTTTGGTACGTGGGATTAGGATGGGATAAGGACAATAGTCCTTTGTTTGACTCGTTTTTAGCGCAAAATCTGCCATCTCCCGGCCCGTGATTAACTACTGTGGATGCCCGGAAAATGAAGGTTAATAAGCCTCCCTTTCACCTTGGTATTAGCAATCCCTATATCTACAGTGGAAAGAGAAGGAACTCTGTTTTCCCTTTTACCCTTCGCCCTACTTCACCACCCATATCTTATCTCCCATATCAAGCTAGGCGCCGTGCTCCACAGCTGGACAAAATATGAGGTTGCAAATTTGTTCACAATTTGAAGAtggtaatgattttttttattgtttttacaACAAACTTCAGAACAATTATCGACTAATCAAGCCACCTCCTGCACAATTTCTCATTACCAATATCAGTAGCATTACTTAAGGAGAACCACATGAAGAGATCGACGTGAATCATAGAAGAAATGGACAGATTTGAAcgcaaaaaaattgaaatgtcGAATTGTTGGTCTCCCACTTTGAGGCGATGCAGCAGCTAATGTGTGTGTGGGTGGAGAAAAAGGAGAAAAACTGAAGATGTCAAAAGAGATTAGATCATTCTCATTTTTCATAGGCTTATACAGAGATCGGGggcaattttggaaaaaaaaactcGATTGTCCAACTTTTAATCTTACACacacaaaatcaaacaaacaaattaaaattttataaatatattcataattatattcaaaaaatataattatctcTACATTAATAATCCCATCACACATAccaaatgatttgattgatgtaagataaataatttatgatttgatttatgtgagataaataattgaaagatgTATAAATAATATCACAAAAAAACGTAAATAGATAAGATAATTTATAGGTAGATTAATTATCTATAACTTCAAACACACCCTAATTATTTAAGGTCAGACAACGAAATAGTATATTTAACATATTCATGCAAATAATAAAAAAGTTCATTGatgaataacaaaacatagGCGTCGAGATGGAAGTTATAAATGGTGAAAAGACAGTTCGTTTTTCAACAAGAAAAGGAGAAGAACTAATATAAAAGAGGGGAAGATaaaaaaatagaagaaaaaaattgaagtGTAGATGATATATTTTGTAAAGTTGTTGAAATGAGAATGATTAATATGGAAAACCAAATTAACTTttctattataaaaatatatgagaGAGACTAGTTATTTGAAAGTATTTATAATGTTTAGCACTGAAAGTATTTAATTTGTAACTTCTATTAGTGTTCAATTTCCATAAACGAAGATTGAATAGCATTTGTGTAATGAAAATAAAGTTAGAGgttgaataaattatttaactAGTATATACCATTTTTAGGTCACTCATGAGAAGAATGTTAGATGCTAATGTCAAAAAAATTCGAATAAtaaacaacaaatttttttttaaaaccaataataaacaacaattaaaaacatatgTATGTTAATAGTTTCACCAAATGTAATGGTAAAATAGAACATAAAATATAGAAATAAAAGTTCAAAATATTCACTTTACACTCAATCTTGGCGCCCTAAACACGAGAACATAAAACATAAAAGTAAAAGTTCACATCAGCCTGTCAACCTAGGCGTCCCTCCACGCAATAGGCTACCCCAATCCCACACGACAGCGGTCAAAGCACCAGTGTCGTATGAAAATTTTTTCCCTGCTAACATTATATTGCAGCCGTGGCCCTTCAGTTTGCTGAGGGCATACTTAAAATCTACATCTCCCGATATCAAAAGATAACTTGCCCCGGGGTTTTTGTACGCCCAAAAAAACATGTCGGTTGTAATTTTCTTGTCCGCAGCAtcttttctttcattaaaaaaaatgagacgAAAAGAAATGAGACAGAAACAATACATTAAGTAATAAACACTGATTCAAAAAATATACACACCAGAAAGGATGTGGATAAACCGCACCCCGGTGGATTGCAGGACATTTTGCACTTCCTCGGAGAAAATAGTTGTATTTCCATACCCATGTATGGAAATTTTTCCCCGGAATCCCAAACCCCTAATTGCTTGGATAATGTTGCAAGTTACCCTCGGCAGAATGTCTTTGCAGTCTTTGGGAACAGGGCAGTTCTCAAGGTCCCACCAAACCGATACATTCCCATGCTGCAGCTGCGATTGTGTGGCGTCCTCCACACTACCAGCTCCCTTTGTGCTACAGCTAGAACCCTCAACGAACGACATACtcttcacacacacacattcaaGCATTCAAGTGAGTATAAAAactggaaaaaaaattaaaatggaaTACCTAAAAAggaaaattaaatcaaaaattATTCTAAATATAACTAAATTCAGAATATTTGTAGACAACACATTGATATAACATCACCACATTTGTCTAAATATAACTACATTCAGAATATTCGAAAACCACACATTGATATAACATCACCACATTTATGATTTATAAATATCGCTATGCCAAAAGAATTCCATCACCAATATAAATCAATACCCACACTATCAAAAACTTAATGAAGATATTTTTTGTTTGTATCATTAGTttctaaaaatttataaatatcaAAATGCCAAAAGAATTCCATTAACCATATAAACCAATAACCACACCATCAAAAGCTTAGAAAAAAGATATTTTCTGTTTGTTCATCAGTTTCTAAAAATTTGGGAGTCAAAagaagcaatcaaatataaacaTTAGTTTATCCAAAAGAGGTCTTATACTTACACTTGAAGAAAATCTGAAAACAGTCCACAGAGGCGGTCGCACGGCGCACTCCAGCTTACGTAGAACAAGACCCTTAGCTTCTGAAAAAAAAATGCTTAGATTTAGCTAAAAACATTATACAAGCTCAAATACGCCATCTCTAACAATAACCCCGCGGAAAAATCAATAAACAAACACCAATCACTACCTAGGGTTCTTGGAGAAACTCGAATACGAAGATTGCCCCTTGTAAAAGTTGTCAAATTGAAGCTTATATCAAGGGCTTCAAAAGGCCAATACAAATTCTTAGATTTGGTGACTGAAAACAGCCGCattctttaataatttttttggaatattgcatatatcacccttgtgaaatcccgtGCTGGCTAATAACCcatgtgaaaattttttaagctaataaccccctgtgattctagatttgtagcatacacaccccttctggctaaaaaatgacgaaaataccctcgacttttatgaactatttaatttattcattttcgtcattttttagccgaaaagggtgtgtatgctacaaatctagaatcacagggggttattagcttaaaaaattttcacatgGGTTATTAGCCCGCACggaatttcacaagggtgatatatgcaatttcccaaaaaaattattaaaagccaCGTGTCAATCATTAGATCGTATAATAATTCGTTTCCTCGCCttcattattttcttattcatTCCACTTATCAAATACTCCCTCCGTTCAAATACATAGTCCTACTTtttttttcacacagattaagaaaagattattggaaaattaaattttatacaaagttattattttatccctatttaatgtattaaaaaatgattgcacaattttcaatgtgtagttaataggggtatattggTAAAGgagtgtaaaaaaaatattactaaatatggtatatgactatgtatttgggacaaacaaaaaagaaaacgtAGACTATATAATTGATACGGAGGGAGTAATAAATATCTTGTTAAACAAGAGTGAAATCATAATGTTAAGTTTTCATCAATGATAAGCTTACTTTTATAACTCTAGACTcttgaaattaaatttttattctaAGAATCCTCTTAATGGCGTTTAATTGTTTTAACTAATTTTTCTTGATATACCAATGCTAATATGCATTATAAAAGTTATATCATACGCTC
Proteins encoded:
- the LOC140884377 gene encoding uncharacterized protein — translated: MSFVEGSSCSTKGAGSVEDATQSQLQHGNVSVWWDLENCPVPKDCKDILPRVTCNIIQAIRGLGFRGKISIHGYGNTTIFSEEVQNVLQSTGVRFIHILSDAADKKITTDMFFWAYKNPGASYLLISGDVDFKYALSKLKGHGCNIMLAGKKFSYDTGALTAVVWDWGSLLRGGTPRLTG